In Ananas comosus cultivar F153 linkage group 10, ASM154086v1, whole genome shotgun sequence, the following proteins share a genomic window:
- the LOC109716421 gene encoding uncharacterized protein LOC109716421 isoform X2, whose translation MAKSKTKHLSYISFPSQIIPALSYSTFQSLVVSPKKLLSSSASSRFRINRIVSSSPRILLLLLALAFLGTLRLGPVIPFSPIPCAQDGVRSSSSSSSFPAEGEFWRQPDGMGYRPCLSFSEEYRGEPPEGRRKYLLVVVAGGLNQQRNQIVSAIVIARILGAIVIARILGAAFVVPILQVNVVWGDKSGQFFQDIRSQLENDFMKSLQAEVTDDYEAEAIRPLSWYPGNVAWHLNFSRMQLRKNQALERFHEFLKQENEIGNITRQEAISMVPPLFLDVLPDHHILDTFLGKW comes from the exons ATGGCGAAATCGAAGACGAAGCATCTCTCGTACATCTCCTTCCCCTCTCAGATCATCCCCGCGCTCTCTTACTCCACCTTCCAATCGCTCGTCGTCTCCCCTAAGaagctcctctcctcctccgcctcctcccgaTTTCGGATCAATCGCATCGTCTCCTCGAGCCCTAggatcctcctccttctcctagCCCTAGCTTTCCTCGGAACCCTCCGCCTCGGCCCGGTAATCCCCTTCTCCCCCATCCCCTGCGCCCAGGACGGCGTGCGatcgtcgtcatcatcgtcCTCGTTTCCGGCGGAGGGGGAGTTTTGGAGGCAACCGGATGGGATGGGGTACCGACCGTGCCTGAGCTTCAGCGAGGAGTACCGGGGGGAGCCGCCGGAGGGTCGCCGGAAGTACCTGCTGGTCGTCGTCGCCGGCGGGCTCAACCAACAGCGCAACCAAATCGTCAGCGCCATCGTCATCGCCCGCATCCTCGGCGCCATCGTCATCGCCCGCATCCTCGGCGCCGCCTTCGTCGTCCCCATCCTCCAAGTTAACGTCGTCTGGGGCGACAAGAG TGGCCAATTTTTTCAGGACATTCGATCACAGTTGGAAAATGACTTCATGAAATCACTGCAGGCTGAG GTAACAGATGATTATGAAGCGGAAGCTATTAGACCATTGTCAtg GTATCCAGGGAACGTTGCATGGCATTTGAACTTTTCTCGTATGCAACTTAGGAAGAACCAGGCACTTGAGAG GTTCCATGAGTTTTTAAAGCAAGAGAATGAGATTGGAAACATAACAAGGCAAGAGGCTATCAGCATG GTTCCTCCACTTTTCCTTGATGTACTACCGGATCACCACATTCTTGACA CATTTCTTGGAAAATGGTAG
- the LOC109716421 gene encoding uncharacterized protein LOC109716421 isoform X3, translating into MAKSKTKHLSYISFPSQIIPALSYSTFQSLVVSPKKLLSSSASSRFRINRIVSSSPRILLLLLALAFLGTLRLGPVIPFSPIPCAQDGVRSSSSSSSFPAEGEFWRQPDGMGYRPCLSFSEEYRGEPPEGRRKYLLVVVAGGLNQQRNQIVSAIVIARILGAIVIARILGAAFVVPILQVNVVWGDKSGQFFQDIRSQLENDFMKSLQAEVTDDYEAEAIRPLSWYPGNVAWHLNFSRMQLRKNQALERFHEFLKQENEIGNITRQEAISMVPPLFLDVLPDHHILDRPNC; encoded by the exons ATGGCGAAATCGAAGACGAAGCATCTCTCGTACATCTCCTTCCCCTCTCAGATCATCCCCGCGCTCTCTTACTCCACCTTCCAATCGCTCGTCGTCTCCCCTAAGaagctcctctcctcctccgcctcctcccgaTTTCGGATCAATCGCATCGTCTCCTCGAGCCCTAggatcctcctccttctcctagCCCTAGCTTTCCTCGGAACCCTCCGCCTCGGCCCGGTAATCCCCTTCTCCCCCATCCCCTGCGCCCAGGACGGCGTGCGatcgtcgtcatcatcgtcCTCGTTTCCGGCGGAGGGGGAGTTTTGGAGGCAACCGGATGGGATGGGGTACCGACCGTGCCTGAGCTTCAGCGAGGAGTACCGGGGGGAGCCGCCGGAGGGTCGCCGGAAGTACCTGCTGGTCGTCGTCGCCGGCGGGCTCAACCAACAGCGCAACCAAATCGTCAGCGCCATCGTCATCGCCCGCATCCTCGGCGCCATCGTCATCGCCCGCATCCTCGGCGCCGCCTTCGTCGTCCCCATCCTCCAAGTTAACGTCGTCTGGGGCGACAAGAG TGGCCAATTTTTTCAGGACATTCGATCACAGTTGGAAAATGACTTCATGAAATCACTGCAGGCTGAG GTAACAGATGATTATGAAGCGGAAGCTATTAGACCATTGTCAtg GTATCCAGGGAACGTTGCATGGCATTTGAACTTTTCTCGTATGCAACTTAGGAAGAACCAGGCACTTGAGAG GTTCCATGAGTTTTTAAAGCAAGAGAATGAGATTGGAAACATAACAAGGCAAGAGGCTATCAGCATG GTTCCTCCACTTTTCCTTGATGTACTACCGGATCACCACATTCTTGACA GACCAAATTGTTGA
- the LOC109716421 gene encoding uncharacterized protein LOC109716421 isoform X1 has protein sequence MAKSKTKHLSYISFPSQIIPALSYSTFQSLVVSPKKLLSSSASSRFRINRIVSSSPRILLLLLALAFLGTLRLGPVIPFSPIPCAQDGVRSSSSSSSFPAEGEFWRQPDGMGYRPCLSFSEEYRGEPPEGRRKYLLVVVAGGLNQQRNQIVSAIVIARILGAIVIARILGAAFVVPILQVNVVWGDKSGQFFQDIRSQLENDFMKSLQAEVTDDYEAEAIRPLSWYPGNVAWHLNFSRMQLRKNQALERFHEFLKQENEIGNITRQEAISMVPPLFLDVLPDHHILDSMFYLFIR, from the exons ATGGCGAAATCGAAGACGAAGCATCTCTCGTACATCTCCTTCCCCTCTCAGATCATCCCCGCGCTCTCTTACTCCACCTTCCAATCGCTCGTCGTCTCCCCTAAGaagctcctctcctcctccgcctcctcccgaTTTCGGATCAATCGCATCGTCTCCTCGAGCCCTAggatcctcctccttctcctagCCCTAGCTTTCCTCGGAACCCTCCGCCTCGGCCCGGTAATCCCCTTCTCCCCCATCCCCTGCGCCCAGGACGGCGTGCGatcgtcgtcatcatcgtcCTCGTTTCCGGCGGAGGGGGAGTTTTGGAGGCAACCGGATGGGATGGGGTACCGACCGTGCCTGAGCTTCAGCGAGGAGTACCGGGGGGAGCCGCCGGAGGGTCGCCGGAAGTACCTGCTGGTCGTCGTCGCCGGCGGGCTCAACCAACAGCGCAACCAAATCGTCAGCGCCATCGTCATCGCCCGCATCCTCGGCGCCATCGTCATCGCCCGCATCCTCGGCGCCGCCTTCGTCGTCCCCATCCTCCAAGTTAACGTCGTCTGGGGCGACAAGAG TGGCCAATTTTTTCAGGACATTCGATCACAGTTGGAAAATGACTTCATGAAATCACTGCAGGCTGAG GTAACAGATGATTATGAAGCGGAAGCTATTAGACCATTGTCAtg GTATCCAGGGAACGTTGCATGGCATTTGAACTTTTCTCGTATGCAACTTAGGAAGAACCAGGCACTTGAGAG GTTCCATGAGTTTTTAAAGCAAGAGAATGAGATTGGAAACATAACAAGGCAAGAGGCTATCAGCATG GTTCCTCCACTTTTCCTTGATGTACTACCGGATCACCACATTCTTGACAGTATGTTCTATCTATTCATCAGATAA
- the LOC109716703 gene encoding uncharacterized protein LOC109716703, giving the protein MTKNRRTIAELLQLNMPDLEDIKYTCEGKLTAIDTTYGWWYKACYDCKGAVKAYGDTFWCARCGKNDWSPVPWYKLNVIVEDESISTNFIIFGKLAQNIIRVPTQQLAVANNSDKFLLPPIIKSIIGQTYIFEVSINSLKSNLDARSFKVSKFLSTGLDINGKYKEHQKDVQSIYGETDEITIACESQTVIHDEMGSNIMLQST; this is encoded by the exons ATGACTAAAAATCGAAGGACTATTGCTGAATTGCTACAACTAAATATGCCTGACTTGGAG GACATAAAATATACTTGCGAAGGAAAATTAACTGCAATAGATACAACTTATGGTTGGTGGTACAAAGCATGCTATGATTGTAAAGGAGCTGTGAAGGCCTACGGTGATACTTTTTGGTGTGCCCGTTGCGGAAAAAATGATTGGTCTCCCGTGCCCTG GTACAAGCTAAATGTCATTGTCGAAGATGAAAGCATATCCACaaacttcataatttttggCAAATTGGCGCAGAATATAATACGCGTTCCTACTCAACAACTTGCTGTTGCAAATAATTCCGATAAATTCCTTTTGCCCCCTATTATTAAGAGTATTATTGGtcaaacatatatatttgaagTCTCAATTAATTCTCTCAAGTCAAATCTGGATGCACGATcatttaaagtttcaaaatttttatcgaCTGGTTTGGACATAAATGGCAAATATAAGGAACATCAGAAGGATGTGCAAAGTATTTATGGAGAAACTGATGAGATTACAATTGCATGTGAATCTCAAACTGTTATACATGATGAGATGGGTTCAAATATAATGTTGCAATCGACGTAA
- the LOC109716702 gene encoding uncharacterized protein LOC109716702: MAAMSVTVCFREVLRDICERLAMPTARYGVPVESDGFISVAVTETIRCWGAPSVDVDKSEEDAARRAVGRKYKRFKSDYCLLKGYYAELMTEKDRSVAECEELKKNMRKCVELLSPISDGVAAIPGSRAVSEDDPETPSGYRG; encoded by the exons ATGGCAGCAATGTCTGTTACAGTTTGTTTTCGCGAAGTGCTACGTGACATTTGTGAAAGGTTGGCTATGCCGACGGCTAGATATGGTGTTCCGGTTGAGAGCGATGGATTTATTAGTGTTGCTGTTACGGAAACCATTAGATGTTGGGGTGCGCCGTCTGTGGATGTCGACAAAAGTGAAGAAGATGCTGCACGGCGTGCAGTTGGGAG AAAATATAAACGGTTTAAAAGTGACTACTGCCTGTTGAAAGGGTATTATGCCGAACTCATGACCGAAAAAGATCGTAGCGTTGCCGAGTGCGAGGAGCTGAAAAAAAATATGCGCAAGTGCGTCGAGCTATTGTCGCCGATTTCTGACGGTGTGGCTGCCATCCCTGGCAGCAGGGCCGTTTCTGAAGACGATCCCGAAACACCGTCGGGATATAGGGGTTGA